One segment of Aquimarina sp. BL5 DNA contains the following:
- a CDS encoding DUF3289 family protein: MSGQFVKNGAALSCPLCSSDGVLVVSHTEVQLQDTPCATNGDKSKSNLVFGGVCKKWRKNPPPCASVIAPTQWKRVATNLEIDGEFMLLEDSTITCSTGGVDIAIEDTAQMDVPTDLPESMLQDIEVPFYVERYRIPGLNEDGSAIANDMAYGSGEPSTLIYSEEEIQTYTQEYEQNGFNDTEHIKFANGDRITDKAIYRTEEITEIRPILFNLTRLNFDFMLFDDFRIMAFQLSSGALKENIASMIDKFQNNEGGIYENDELNQAAIESSATERFCTALENDITQRIQNRGGNIAAAEDTSIRWQRRQGASPSFARGEDDNLFGGLTIAVNDVWSYEVSVIGYTKQENGYDIKYEVIYWDHFGLDLPDMQKFYSYGAGFRGWFFLQHVRGYKPFFTKITFEKEFFVPVS; encoded by the coding sequence ATGTCTGGACAATTTGTAAAAAACGGAGCTGCCTTAAGTTGTCCGCTCTGTTCTAGTGATGGAGTACTTGTTGTATCACATACCGAAGTACAATTACAAGATACTCCTTGTGCCACAAATGGGGACAAGAGTAAATCCAATCTCGTTTTTGGAGGAGTTTGTAAAAAATGGAGAAAAAATCCACCGCCTTGTGCCAGTGTAATTGCTCCAACTCAATGGAAAAGAGTTGCTACTAATCTCGAAATTGATGGAGAGTTTATGTTGCTAGAAGACTCTACAATTACTTGTAGTACAGGAGGAGTCGATATTGCTATAGAAGATACTGCACAGATGGATGTACCAACTGATTTACCAGAATCTATGTTACAAGATATAGAAGTACCTTTTTATGTAGAACGTTATAGAATACCGGGATTGAATGAAGATGGAAGTGCAATTGCAAATGATATGGCCTATGGTTCTGGAGAACCTAGTACGTTGATTTATTCAGAAGAGGAAATACAAACATATACACAAGAGTATGAACAGAATGGTTTTAATGATACAGAGCATATAAAGTTTGCTAACGGAGATAGGATCACTGATAAAGCAATATATAGAACTGAAGAAATAACAGAAATAAGGCCTATTTTATTTAACCTTACTAGATTGAATTTTGATTTTATGCTCTTTGATGATTTTAGAATTATGGCTTTTCAACTCTCTTCTGGAGCATTAAAAGAAAATATAGCATCCATGATCGATAAATTTCAAAATAATGAAGGAGGGATTTATGAGAATGATGAACTTAATCAAGCGGCTATCGAGAGTTCTGCAACAGAAAGATTTTGTACGGCTTTAGAAAATGACATTACACAACGAATACAGAATAGGGGAGGAAATATTGCGGCAGCAGAAGATACATCTATAAGATGGCAAAGAAGACAGGGTGCTTCTCCTTCATTTGCTAGGGGAGAAGACGATAACCTTTTTGGAGGATTGACTATAGCGGTTAATGATGTTTGGAGTTATGAGGTAAGTGTCATTGGATATACTAAACAAGAGAATGGTTATGACATTAAATATGAAGTGATTTATTGGGATCATTTTGGGTTGGATTTACCTGATATGCAAAAATTTTATTCATATGGAGCAGGATTTAGAGGTTGGTTTTTCTTGCAGCATGTGAGAGGTTATAAACCTTTTTTTACAAAAATAACTTTTGAAAAAGAGTTTTTTGTACCTGTTTCCTAA
- a CDS encoding DUF4280 domain-containing protein: MAGQFVKNGATLKCPLCSSSGTLVVSHTQVQLQDTPCATNGDKSKSNLVFGGVCKKWRKSPPPCASVIAPTQWKGVATDVEIDGEFMLLEDSTITCSTGGVDIGIDDTAQMDVPTDLPDTENTVLKKFLVNVRRPDDYKGEYGFDWLRDEYIYPIETIGYDNTGSPFSGPLNQQLPLCKNVDDLKNEYKTKDVVNPITPYGVEYYPAWLSIFPDVSYNGVNQVELNIEIEEIEPLVGDATEIIFESANDSLIVTPSQISLSELLGEKQTKDLGVTTKEFYVTEKMITVKCEGNALENHEEIKIYAELDGEKEEVGKLMVYNNSAIANANVIAVNVIIDGNPAILNSNYKTAIKYESTVQPLIHTEVIDDGFDIDSLPDTDPDVKKFKDDFITKNLDIGPQFDSVNGFLNDLVRLYDKYGHYKPVTGIEEFGHNKTFLFYTNVTGILERQDLPPIQWRGLASADQTDISNVKWGNACIIFGGGLSEIHNVPHEIGHSFSLPHSFEEEFNTPFFFYRGFTDNYMDYPTQFEPDLNKEPLDNRFRGNMHSFFKWQWDVIREDKSLAYDNTDIE, from the coding sequence ATGGCTGGACAATTTGTAAAAAATGGAGCTACCTTAAAATGTCCGCTATGTTCTAGTAGTGGTACATTGGTCGTATCGCATACTCAGGTGCAATTACAAGACACTCCTTGCGCTACTAATGGCGATAAGAGTAAGTCTAATCTTGTTTTTGGAGGCGTTTGTAAAAAATGGCGAAAAAGCCCGCCACCTTGTGCAAGTGTAATTGCTCCGACGCAATGGAAAGGCGTAGCGACTGATGTAGAAATTGACGGAGAGTTTATGTTATTAGAGGATTCCACGATTACTTGCAGTACTGGAGGCGTCGATATTGGGATTGATGATACCGCTCAAATGGATGTTCCTACAGATTTACCAGATACCGAGAATACCGTATTAAAAAAGTTTTTGGTTAACGTAAGAAGACCAGATGATTATAAAGGCGAATATGGGTTCGATTGGCTGCGTGATGAATATATCTATCCAATAGAAACTATAGGGTATGATAATACCGGATCTCCTTTTTCTGGACCTTTGAATCAACAATTACCGCTATGTAAAAATGTAGACGATCTAAAGAACGAATATAAAACAAAAGATGTAGTGAATCCTATCACTCCTTATGGAGTCGAGTATTATCCGGCTTGGTTGTCGATTTTCCCTGATGTTTCATACAACGGAGTGAATCAGGTTGAGTTAAATATAGAAATAGAAGAGATAGAACCATTGGTTGGTGATGCAACTGAAATTATTTTTGAATCCGCTAATGATTCGCTTATAGTCACTCCATCGCAAATAAGCTTAAGTGAACTTTTAGGAGAAAAGCAAACTAAGGATTTAGGTGTTACGACAAAAGAGTTTTACGTAACTGAAAAAATGATCACTGTAAAATGTGAAGGGAATGCTCTGGAAAATCACGAAGAAATTAAAATTTATGCAGAGTTAGATGGAGAAAAAGAAGAAGTAGGTAAACTGATGGTTTATAATAATAGTGCTATTGCTAATGCTAATGTTATAGCAGTGAATGTTATTATAGATGGAAATCCTGCAATTTTGAATTCTAATTATAAGACAGCTATTAAATATGAATCTACAGTTCAGCCCTTAATACATACAGAAGTTATTGATGATGGTTTTGATATTGATAGTTTACCTGATACTGATCCAGATGTAAAAAAGTTTAAAGATGATTTTATCACGAAAAATTTGGATATAGGACCTCAATTTGATTCGGTAAATGGATTTTTAAATGATTTGGTTAGGCTATACGATAAATATGGACATTATAAACCCGTAACTGGTATCGAAGAATTTGGCCATAATAAAACGTTCTTGTTTTATACAAATGTAACAGGAATTCTAGAAAGACAAGACCTACCTCCTATACAATGGAGAGGACTTGCAAGCGCAGATCAAACAGATATATCCAATGTAAAATGGGGAAATGCATGTATTATTTTTGGAGGCGGATTGTCAGAAATTCATAATGTTCCTCACGAAATAGGGCACTCTTTTTCATTACCGCATTCTTTTGAAGAAGAATTTAACACGCCTTTCTTTTTCTATAGAGGATTTACGGACAACTATATGGATTATCCAACTCAATTCGAACCAGATCTTAATAAGGAGCCATTAGATAATAGATTTAGAGGTAATATGCATTCTTTCTTTAAATGGCAGTGGGATGTTATAAGAGAAGATAAAAGTTTAGCTTATGATAATACTGATATAGAATAA
- a CDS encoding type VI secretion system Vgr family protein translates to MALQSNIQLFIGGVSIKAFKELTLKQEIDDHHTLEILCRRDVLEKISDLNEDESNDFLGQTIILSVASLDTLDIYKELKFNGVVTEVKVTNGFHQSMGDSILIRAKSNSILTDDGPHYASFSDENLESILTSVFQKYDRSKLNTTVSTRSNDTLHYCVQNGESSFEFASRLSAQYGEWFYYDGENLVFGRPLDEEETTLTYGFDLQEFSRSLHPRSNSYSFFTNDYLNNEKHEVTTSEITSSINGHNGYASNKSKDMFPHKTQVFLNTYDDTQTKQRLSNLVKEQKKAEEIKQVIITGKSDNPGVSLGKKVKIKEKNNEQGIYRITKIQHTATENGKYINHFEGISVDQDVYPNTNILKTPKSETQVATVTANDDPDGIGRIKVQLYWQKPLGVYTPWLRVMTPHSGGDKGFHFIPEVGEEVLIGFEGGNAERPFVMGALYNGAANPAGWKTDKNNIKAIRTRSGHTIELNDTDKSEFITIKDKNENLIHIDTANNNITITALETMTLNAKNFEMNVQEDANFNIGRDTTIYTERNFDTSSSNHTNTVENKMKTTIGGDLIQNSGNAEIQSKRNMKIACGATASFQGGGNVKISKG, encoded by the coding sequence ATGGCACTTCAATCTAATATTCAATTGTTTATTGGTGGAGTTTCTATAAAGGCATTTAAGGAACTTACACTCAAGCAAGAAATTGATGATCATCACACTCTAGAAATACTATGTCGTAGAGACGTGTTGGAAAAAATTTCTGATCTAAACGAGGATGAAAGCAATGACTTTTTGGGTCAAACTATTATTCTTTCTGTCGCATCTTTAGATACTTTAGATATTTATAAAGAATTAAAATTTAATGGTGTAGTTACAGAAGTAAAAGTGACTAATGGTTTTCATCAATCTATGGGAGACTCTATTTTGATTAGAGCCAAGAGTAATTCGATATTAACTGATGATGGCCCGCATTATGCATCTTTTAGTGACGAAAATTTAGAATCAATTTTAACGAGTGTTTTTCAAAAATATGATCGTTCAAAACTAAATACTACAGTATCTACAAGATCTAATGATACTTTGCATTACTGTGTTCAAAATGGAGAAAGTAGTTTTGAGTTTGCAAGTAGGTTATCTGCACAATACGGAGAATGGTTTTATTATGATGGAGAAAATTTAGTGTTTGGGAGGCCTTTAGATGAAGAAGAGACTACATTAACATATGGTTTTGATTTACAAGAGTTCTCTAGAAGTTTACACCCAAGATCTAATAGTTATTCTTTTTTTACAAATGATTATTTGAATAATGAAAAGCACGAGGTTACCACTTCAGAAATTACTAGTTCAATAAACGGACATAATGGATACGCTTCCAATAAAAGTAAGGACATGTTTCCTCATAAAACTCAGGTTTTTCTAAATACATATGATGATACTCAAACGAAACAAAGACTGAGTAACCTTGTAAAAGAACAAAAAAAAGCGGAAGAAATTAAGCAGGTTATTATTACAGGTAAAAGCGATAATCCTGGAGTTAGCTTAGGGAAAAAAGTAAAAATAAAGGAAAAGAATAATGAACAAGGTATTTATCGGATTACTAAAATACAGCATACAGCTACAGAAAATGGTAAGTACATAAATCATTTTGAAGGAATTTCAGTAGATCAAGATGTATACCCTAATACGAACATTCTTAAGACTCCTAAAAGTGAAACTCAGGTGGCAACTGTTACCGCTAATGATGATCCAGATGGAATAGGTAGAATAAAAGTTCAGTTGTATTGGCAGAAGCCTTTAGGAGTTTATACCCCTTGGCTTCGTGTAATGACACCACATTCTGGTGGAGATAAAGGATTTCATTTTATTCCAGAAGTAGGAGAGGAAGTACTTATTGGGTTCGAAGGAGGAAATGCAGAAAGGCCTTTTGTTATGGGAGCACTTTATAATGGAGCTGCAAATCCAGCTGGGTGGAAAACTGATAAAAACAATATAAAAGCAATCAGAACTAGAAGTGGTCATACGATTGAGCTTAATGATACAGATAAATCAGAATTCATTACGATTAAAGATAAAAACGAAAATCTAATTCATATAGATACAGCTAATAATAATATTACCATCACAGCTTTAGAGACAATGACACTAAACGCAAAGAACTTTGAAATGAACGTTCAAGAAGATGCTAATTTTAATATAGGTAGAGACACTACAATTTATACTGAAAGGAATTTTGACACTTCTTCATCGAATCATACAAATACCGTGGAAAATAAAATGAAAACTACAATAGGTGGTGATTTGATTCAGAATAGCGGTAATGCGGAAATCCAAAGTAAAAGAAATATGAAGATTGCCTGTGGAGCAACTGCTTCTTTTCAAGGAGGCGGAAATGTAAAAATCAGTAAAGGATAA
- a CDS encoding isoprenylcysteine carboxylmethyltransferase family protein yields MQKDKKGIVYVLIQFILFALYILPIFDFKIFCFSSIRYPFLIVTIFGVIIIFGSILQLRNQLSPFPVPLEDGVLIQNGFFRFFRHPIYSGILISSFFYALYSCSGSKMIISIGLLILFYFKSSYEEELLSKKYTEYNKYKKRVGRFFPKIF; encoded by the coding sequence ATGCAAAAGGATAAAAAAGGGATTGTATATGTGTTGATTCAATTTATATTGTTTGCGTTGTACATACTTCCGATATTTGATTTTAAGATATTTTGTTTTTCATCAATTAGATATCCATTTTTAATAGTGACTATATTTGGAGTAATTATAATTTTCGGATCTATTTTACAATTGCGTAATCAATTATCTCCTTTCCCTGTTCCATTGGAAGATGGAGTCTTAATACAAAATGGATTCTTTAGATTTTTTAGGCATCCTATTTATTCTGGAATATTAATCAGTAGTTTCTTTTATGCCTTATATAGTTGTTCTGGATCCAAAATGATAATTTCTATTGGATTACTCATCTTGTTTTATTTTAAAAGTTCTTATGAAGAAGAATTACTTTCCAAAAAATATACAGAGTACAATAAATATAAGAAAAGAGTAGGACGGTTTTTTCCAAAGATTTTTTGA